The genome window acCACGTCTGTTGAGGAGATAATTCGAGTGGTACAATGTTTCCCGGGGATACTGTAGCAATGAAAACCTCCAAGATGACCTTAGATAGCTAGCTTTTATTATTatagtatataaatagagccttATATACTAGTTTTTAAAAGAGATGAAATAAAAGATAATTTTGAGTATGGTGAGGTATGAATAATtaagaataatttttttaagaaataaaatataacaGCTATCTCGTTGAAGATGCCCTAGTATCTAATTCTAATCTGAATCGTAGTCTTTTTCGTAACAGTTATGATATGTATATGGGCTCAATCCAGTAACATCCATTAGCAATTCAAAGTTTCTCATTAGTACTTAGTTAAGGTTCACGATATCATTTGAGGCATGTAAAGTGGTCTCTAGTGGTAATTGAAAATTCGTTGTTATCGTGAATCGCTCAAAATTCGGTAagattttgttcaaaatttgtTCCGTCAAATTTGTAATTTGAAGAGAAAATTGACTGAATCGAGGTTCAGTAACAGCTCGAATTGGCTCTTTGAGACACTATTCATTCTCACATCACTTggcacttgtcttttgcccttaaccttaatcttcttgctcttctttggatgcacaatttgcttcttcctctttcccgtgtgtgtCACCTACTATTTTAGTAGCCCACTATGCTAGTGTATGTTCCCCAGTCTGCCATTGCAAATCCGTTGGGTTCACTATATCTGTAACTGGATGAGTTGGCAGGGGTATGTCACTGTCcgtgtcctcctcatcaagctctggGCAGCATTTGATCTACCGCTCTCCATCTAGTCCCGGAGCGAATTGTTCTTctcattcaatgtgagctccataggTTGTTAAAATGGATCATTATCAATAGTTGACCTGATGTCTACATCTAAATTATTATGTATTCTCATATTGTAGTTTACATATACCAATATAtagagcttcttgtagcttaaccgATTGCGATCTTTCATGTGGATAAATGCAAATATACTCAAATttctctcacacccactagacgAAGCGCATTGAGACACTATGCGCTTGACAAGTATCGATAGTGCAGGTGTAGATAAACCAAACATAGAACAGATTGTCATAagtcaaaaagaagaagaagaaaaggagaggttcagtaaaaaaaattgaaaaagaaaaagaaaaaaaagttaagCCTGTTAATCCTCAGCTCTGGATCCGTAAGTGAAAACATAGATGGATGAATGTTTACGTAGGAGCACCACGTTTAAAGCGAATGGTAATTTGGTGTTACCGCGCGAGCGGTATAGATTTCCTCCCATGGTGAAAGCATGACCCAACTCAAATTTCGGATGTCCACCTTTTACACATGTGGGTGTTTTCGGTGTTAAGCATGGGGTTACACATATGATAAGTAGCAGGCAATGTAGTAAGACTCTAGTTGACTGAGGGATTGCGGCCTTACCTTCGAAATAAGAGTCGAGATATAAAGATCCCAGAACTATGTTAATTCAATTGTCATAGTGTAGCTATCACGAAGATAAATACAACTGTAGATCATATCTGCACAGTACTTGTGGGTACTTCGATTAGGGGCACTTGCTTGTGGATATCTGCACTTGATAAGGGTACAATGTTTACTCATTCTGCAAGATTTTATGTAGGAACAAGATTGACGATTAGAGTATGGTGAATAgtcgtctcaacaaatttcttacaaaatcgatgacttttttctatttagatcacctaacgcacctcaaaactcaagtgaaagcaaaaatagagagaagttttaacaaaagaaaatcgaggtaacacgactccacggatggtatatgaaccatatgttttatttaaaatcaatccatatgtcttaaCACTCGAAacatcacaacttgcaaagaaacaagaaaagaagaacatcaagcaacgaaactctccaagttgattatctaaAGGTAAGGAATTCAAGAtctcatcacataagcgtgtgtatgcgaattttatgtctATAAAAacaagaatgatctcacaaggtgttgaaatttcagcccaaaaaccaaaatgaaaatcaaaactgaaaaccgaaaaacttagAAACTTGTAAGGAAACCAATAGAGGCAAAAtaaaaggaggggaattcaagcatatgcaaaaacataaacttcattagtcaaagaggtcagccctattttagacggattacaaagatttatctctcaaaactcacatattacataggctatgcactcatccttctctacTATAAAATCTTAGCTCtaaactctcaaatgggtggcacaagggggctagatggttcaaactctcttataaccctacccctctatttataggcctagctttttcccaaaatagctctttcttgtagtacacttctgcCTACCATCGAGagcattttgatccattttcttctccattcattagACGGTTGCGGCGTCTTCACGACTTAATTtcatctcgacgcaagcttcatgatggtgccacgtactcctccaatcctcccatggttttgagaccaaaccacgaaaccgcctgcacgcttctcaaaacgtgacttgCCGCCttgcttataccttaagcaaACGTTTCGATGTTAATACGTGTACTCCGCCATACGATCCTGACCGCACATTAACTTTATCTCTTGTCGTGTGTGCTTTAGTGTCGTCCTTATCAACCCGAAGATTGAGGTTGACCAAAGCTCGAGAATAGGTTCAGAACTTGTTTTGCTAGGTTTTAGTGACTAATTATGTAGATTATTAtattatgataaaaatacatgagCATTCGAGCAAATTTAAGTGGAGGTTGGGCCTCTTCGGAATGTATCATGGGCCCCTCTCCAGAAAAATTTGTAGCATATCCTGTCCATCCTATCGGGTGTTCCAGCATGCAGAAGGTAAAAGCCCATATTGTACACGGAGAGACTACTCAAGTAAGTGTTGGTCAATATAAGCCTTCTCTCTGAGGATATGTTTTTCTCTTTCAAGGGTTCAGTCTCTTCTGTAATTTTTGCACCAAAGGGTCAAAAGCGGCCAACCAAACACTCATTATCAATTGGGGTTCCCAGATACTTGATAGGCAAGACCCTTAACTTGTAATTAAGCATGTTGGCACATTTCTCTTTAGTAGCTTGGTTTACCCCAAAAACAAAAGCCTCGTttttgtgaaaattgattttgagatCTGACAACCATTCGAAGTAGTATAAGATGATCTTCAAGTTCAAAATGGTAGCCTCTGAACAATCTGTCATAATCACTGTATCATCAGCATACTGCACATGAGTAGTCCCCCTAGGATAAGATGCCCCATCAGTCCTGAAACAAGGCTTCTATCCCTAGCCTTATTCATCATAGACTCCAAAACCTCTACCACAATATTGAATAAGATTGGAGAGAAGGGGTCTCCTTGTCATAGGCCTTGAAAGGTTCTGAAGTATGGGCCCCTTTGGCCATTCACATTAATGCAATCCTATCCACCTTGAACGGTCTGCATAACCCAATTTGTCCATCTCTCAGGGAAGCCTTTTGCAATCATGGCTTCCCTGAGAAAATCTCATCTCACCTTGTCGTAAGCCTTTTCAAAGTCAATTTTGAGAAGGAATCCCTGCTTCTTAGAGCGCCTAAGCTCGTTTAGGGTTTCATGTACAACGATCACTGCTTCTAAAATATTCCTCCCTTTGATAAAGGTCGATTGACACTCATCAATCACCCTGCCTGCGACCAGTCTCATCCATCATCTTGTTTAAGCATTTGTAGTctatatttagaaggcatatgTGTCTATATTGCTTGATATTGTTGGTCTTCTTTGTTTTTGAAATCAGAGTTATAACCTTAGAGTTAAGTCTCTTGATATCCAAATTACTATCATTGAAGTCTTTCAGCATGGCATACATCTCACGCTTGATAGTGTGCCGGAATTTGTGAAAAAAGGTGACATTGAACCCATTAGGACCAGGTACCGAATTAACCTTCATAGATTAGATTGTCTTATCCAAATCCTCTATCTGAAAAGTGTGTTCCAAAGACTCCTTGTCTAGAAGGGAAATGTGTTCATTCAGACACCAAAAATTATGTTTTAAGTGAATTCCTCTATCCTAATGGGAGCCAAAGAATTATTTGTAAAACAGTGCAATATGTTTTAGGATGTCAAGAAGCTTTATCCCAAGAAGCTTAGCACTAATACTCCAGTAAAAGTTCAGAAAAAAACATAAGTTTTAGTTGGAGAAAAGGTTTCTGGCTCATAAACCTAAGCTTTATAGTTATAAAACACATTACACTATCATGTTCCTCCGATGTGACATGCCGACCAACCTTGCAATCTTGGTGGTTGAGTAGTGTTGTTCTCCATGTCAACGTGGAAAGGCTGACGATAGCCAAAAGATAGAGTGGTTTAGGGGGAACCAAATGCTAGCCAAGAtatttaaaagaaaaagaaaaaaaatacaatgacTTAGGAGGAATTAGGTAACATTGCATATTAAGAAGAAACAGGCTACGAGTTGAAAAATACTCAAACATGGTTAAACgaacatactttttttttgtgaaaaccCATATTAGTGCCATTTGCAGCAAGCCATTAAAACCTAAGGTCTTCTGCATCTGCGACCTTACAACTTGAGTTTTGTAAGTTTTAATTTTAATGGGTTTTTGTGCACTTAGGTGGACATGCACCCTTTGTCTATGTCACTCATAATGCATTTGGACAGATTTTATACCATGTATtcattcaaaattaaaatacaAAATGGTGCAGCAGAGATTTCATTGCACTACGAATGAATTTGGACCATGCATGTTTAGCATGGAGGAACTTGGCAGCAAACAAATCATTTTTCGTGTTCTAAATGAGGTCTAGATAGGGATACAAATGGGTACCTAATGATTAGTTTTAGATGATTACTTAGTTCATTTTTTAAGTTAATTAGGTGGAGTTGAATCTTTAGTTCAATTAAATGAGTTTTAGGTCTATCTAATGAcgcaaaaaatcaaaaacttgcatccctagaCCCAGGAATGTATATTCACTTATCTACACATTTGATTTTTCCTTGTATCATATTAGGCACCAATTGTGATGTTATGGTATACTGTTTATGATGTTTGTCTGGTCTGCATAACTAGGAGGCACAAACATTAAACTTAATTCGATTATTCTTGTTTGCATTAGGTCCATTTATGTAAGgtgtatttttatttaaaaaattcaaaaaaatcaatatttaactaataattagttaaattatgtaaatatttagtttataaAAGTTGTACcaatagatttatatttcaaaTGGTTTAATATTATGTTAATTTTGTAACAATTGACAACCTATCGTAAGAGAAATTGAAtctcaaaatttattttttgatgattttttattttaaaatatgttttacataGATGGATAGGGGAGTATTGATTTATCTGATGAGTACAAGTTTGATACAATTGTATTAAATAATACGTAAGTATCGAGCCGTCTAGGTATACGAAACGGAGGAAGTAGTACTATCATATTTAAAGAGAACTATCAATTTTGTGTGCCCCTTTTTCGCTTGGTCTTCTATTCGCCGCGTGATATTCTTTATCGAGTCGCAGAAGGGTCGCAACACTTCAAGCGGATCAACACAGATACTAgcatctcaaaaaaaaaagaaaaagaaagcaatGATAGTACCAAGAAAGTCCATCCTAACCTACTCGATGGCATCCTATCCGTGATCTTCTGTGCTGCTCTGTCtattctccttgttactctctTAACCTCAACAAAATTTTGGCCGGCCCAGCAAAAAAACAAGTAAACAACATACTGTGCTGCGACCCTGTAACATCAAAAAATCTACGTACGAACATACATTAGTCTCCAACACAGCATggtagagagaaaaatagagaatcaAGATGGATAGCTTAATCATCGGTGCATCTTCCTCCTAAGCAGCTGTGCATGCATGATCAAACATCGCAACCAAAAGGAACAGCATCTTCTCACCTGACGCCTTTAAAGATCCCAATTGTGTAAGTGTTCGAGCGTACCAAGATACTAGTCAGGGACACACCAAGATACTAGTAAGGGACCGTTGCAATGGCTAATCCCGCTATCGGGGATCCAGATCGCTCGCGTCCCTTTCTTCCCTGCATCACTCACCAACCACGGTTGCTTCAGCGGAGAGCAATGCGCGAGAACACAATGGAAATTCATTCAGAGCTCACCGATCGGATTCAGAGGAGGTGGCGCGGAGCCATCACCTTCTCCGTCATGCATGCGATTTCAAATCGAGTCCTCGTTACGCAACTCAACCAACCGGCGTCGGCACGGCCTGGCCAGCTGATCGAGCCGGCCGGCCGTGGTGTGGTGTGATGTGCCATCTCGATGgcatcatctcctcctccttcttggcCAATGCTTTTAATTGCCTGCCTCTTCCTCGAGGGGCTTGTGCTTGCAGCGTCAGAGTGTTGTTCTTGCAGAGGCCAATTCAAGGATGGGGCTCCGCAATTCCTCCGCACTGGTGGCTCTGATCCTTGCAGTCACCTGCTCTGTTGCAGGTTAATTGATGCCGTTATTTACATTGGCAATTTGCTCTTGTTTTGATGCAAACCTTATGTTTTCTTCCTCGTTTGCACTTGTTTTCTTACTCGATCGCCATTGTTTTCATCCTCGTTTGCACTTGCAGTGGCATATGATCCCCTCGATCCGAACGGCAACATTACCATCAAGTGGGATGTCATCTCCTGGACGCCCGACGGATACGTGGTGAGTTCATCAATGACTTGTTAATTCGCGTGGAAATCATAAGCAATAAGCAAGAATTGTTGCTTACCAATGGCGCCGGTGCGTGCAGGCGATGGTTGCGATGAACAACTACCAGATGTACCGCCACATCATGGCGCCGGGTTGGACGCTGGGTTGGTCGTGGGCGAAGAAGGAGGTGATCTGGTCCATCGTGGGCGCGCAGGCGACGGAGCAGGGCGACTGCTCAAAGTTCAAGGGGGGCATCCCGCACTGCTGCAAGCGCACCCCGGCCATCGTCGACCTCCTCCCCGGCGTCCCCTACAATCAGCAGATCGCTAACTGCTGCAAGGCCGGCGTCGTCTCCGCCTACGGCCAGGACTCAGCCGGCTCGGTCTCGGCGTTCCAGGTGTCCGTCGGACTCGCCGGCACCACCAACAAGACGGTCAAGCTGCCCACCAACTTCACCCTCATGGGGCCCGGGCCCGGGTACACCTGCGGCCCCGCCAGGATCGTGCCGTCCACCGTCTACTTCACCGCCGACCGCCGCCGCAAGACGCAGGCGCTCATGACGTGGACCGTGACCTGCACCTACTCGCAGCAGCTGGCGTCCAAGTACCCGTCCTGCTgcgtctccttctcttccttctaCAACAGCACCATCGTGCCGTGCGCCAAGTGCGCGTGCGGGTGCGGCCACGGCGGCCACGCCCCCGGCGGCTGCATCATGGGGGACTCGAAGCGAGCGCTGTCGCCGGGAGTGAACACGCCGCGCAAGGACGGCGCGGCGCTGCTGCAGTGCACGGCGCACATGTGCCCCATCCGCGTGCACTGGCACGTGAAGCTCAACTACAAGGACTACTGGCGCGCCAAGATCGCCATCACCAACTTCAACTACCGCATGAACTACACGCAGTGGACGCTCGTCGCGCAGCACCCCAACCTCGACAACGTCACCGAGGTGTTCAGCTTCCAGTACAAGCCCCTCCTCCCATACGGCAGCATCAGTGAGTGCTTCGTTGCGATGCTTCAGCGTGATCAGATTGCACCGCGGTCTTTTTGCTAAACTTGATCATCTGAAACTAATAGTATAATTTTCCAGATGACACGGGCATGTTCTACGGGCTCAAGCTCTACAACGACCTGCTCATGGAGGCCGGCCCGTTCGGCAACGTGCAGTCGGAGGTGCTCATGCGCAAGGACGCCAGCACCTTCACCTTCAGGCAGGGCTGGGCCTTCCCGCGCAAGATTTACTTCAACGGCGACGAGTGCAAGATGCCGCCGCCGGACTCCTACCCCTACCTGCCCAACTCCGCGCCCGTCCCCACGCCGCATTCCCGGATgatagccgccgccgccgcctcagcgTTCCTGCTGGTGCTGCTCCTGGTGGCATGATCGATGAAGGCTTTTCCTTCTTGCTTTTCCCTTCTTGTTTTCCATCACATGGCCAGGGAGCAGAGTAGACAGGGGCATTTTGGTTGTCAAGGTCAGAGAATCCTGTCATGTGTGTAACTTTGCAGTTGGAGGTCAGATCTCCATGTACAAGGAAATCAGGCTGGTAGATATCTTGACACCTTTTGAGTCTCCAATTACCATTAGACCAGTCTGAGCAGTGATTTATAGAGCACACGTTTTTCTATGATTTTCATTCTGTATACAAAATGTAGATACTATGTTCAAATTATATTAATCAACTTCGATACAAGACAGGAAAATATGTCAAATGCTCAGTCAGATACAAAAGATTTCTCTTGGGAGATGGTGTTGGGGCTGCCCTAATCAACCTTCAGAACTACTAGAATATACAAAATGTGAGTCTACAGCCAGCTTGCAGGCTCACAACCTAACTAAAGCAGACAAGAAACAGAGTTGCATGCAAGATTACAGCCTAAACTTGCAAGAAACTCGGGATGTGTCAACAGCCGGATGCGCAATACGATCACTAGTTTCGAGAGTTACCTAAAGATTAGCTAATCCTTCAATAGCCACTACATATGAAGCCACAAGAACGCCAATGTTGTCCAAATGGCGACAGGCAGAACAAGGGATGATGTCTTCAGTCCAGGGGTAGAGTTAGGTAACCATGGGTATGCATCCGGTGGAGAAGTTGTCACCATTGAAGTATATCCGCCTTGGAAAGGCCCAGCCTTTCTCAAAAGTGAACGTCGACAGGTCCTTCTGGAACATAAGCTCGGATTGCACATTTCCATCGGGCCCAGCCACCGTGAGCAGGTCATTGTAGTACTTGATACCCCACAGCATTCCAGTATCATCTGCGGCAAAATACTAGTCATTAGTTAAAACATTATATATGCAAATTGTCAAACATGGTCAGAGGATGCAACAAATAGTAACTTATTACTCCATAGGGGTTCAGAGACCTGTAGTTGAAGCTGAAAATAGTAGTGACTTGTCGAAATTTGGATGTTGAACTACTAATTTCCACCGCGAGTAGTTCATCCGGTAATTTCAATTCGTAACCGTGATCTTCACCCTCCAGTATTCCCTCTAGTTGAGCTTAACATGCCAATGCACTCTTATTGGGCACATATGCGGTGTGCATTGTACTAGAGGAGCCAAGCTGCTCTTGCCAGGTCCATTCACGACAGAAGCCAAATAAGGTGAATTACCCCTACAGATGTAGTGAATACATACAAAAGGTTAAAAGAAAGTGTAAAATGTGTATGGTGTCTAAGAGACTTTATGAAGTGATAGCACTTATTCCGCgcatgtcacacccggttttaaaggaaacaaccagatatattccacatgtatgtcagaATCAAatttttcatacatgcagcgacatcattagtgataacataaactgtgtcttaaataacgtaaacattccttacaaaaggacccgaaggtctgaaagaaaatactaataaatcttcAAACGGCAACGGAGctcccatccatccacaggtgttatccgggggaaacaccagcctaggatATGGCCTTCAATCGACGCCTCCTTCATTCTAGAATTCAGCACCATCGTCCGAGACATCCTCgaagacttcaccttctgagcagcatccgaaagtagggagaaggcaagcgtgagtacgtagagtactcagcaagtgggggaaaatatgacatgcaggctattgaTAAGGAAAAGTTGACTTGAGGATTACTGCAACTATGCTCAACTAAACCAGactcaaacaacctagcaacctatttactaggttTATATTCCAGCAATTAAAGAACATAGCTCATCGGAtaccatccgactaccaaactcaccagatatcccatatccggctaccgactcatcgggagtgccaccacccgactacccaaatcAACCCTTAAGATTCTcatctaatcatgaagaagtccaagccgctcttgaccgtgagcacggctgatcgatcagtttatttactctgcagagtttgcacactttacccatgagttgtgattcccgttttgccttacacttccggggtgtatggccggggtctcactacaaggctgttacaaagtacctccacatctataagcacccactgaggtttcaccactaacagggattccatccactgcagaggccccctcttgtgccactgaatcaaccattggtgcgtacagaatgtgaagaacactaattacttagccaggccgtacccatataggcctcatgatTGTGCTGTTATGCTAggttacaggctccaagaaccggtccttaggatcccacacaagaacgtacacaaaccctgctgtgtagctccaccacatactagccatccagttgggatccctaatTCAAGTTACTACTAGATTATCATTCCCCAAGTACTTGTTTCATAGGCATTAGTCACAATTCATAATTATTCTAAtccctgactgcactagcatgactaccaTTTACATGTCCCAAGacccaaaagaggctacaaggaatggtcacacaaattctagtaaaccctacTCATGGGATTTCATAATTAGACAAGTATGAAACTAAGGAAAAGTAAAACTATAATGACCTATAGTGgaatcaaggtgatcaaggacacttgccttcgtaagtAGGCTGCTCGAAATCTTCAAACACTTGGTCCTGAACGCTGACACtctgctcgtctcctaaagcCGAAGCACACACCGGAAAGCAATAACAAAACAGCTAAATACATCACACCAAACAGGAGAAattaactctaaaaaggctattaAAGGAAAGTACATGCTGCTACGATCTCAGGAgcgcaaaaatcacctaaatcggagttcgtatgaaaaagttacactagttctactctacaggggcttttctgaaagattacagggactaaattgtaaaaacagAAAGTTGTAGGGGCTTAATTGCAATTAACCAGAACTATCTAAGGGCTTTTTTGTGAAAACAGTGAAGCCTAAGGGTCTATCTGCAAGTTTCcctaattttagagaataaattgatttatttttatactttaaACCCTATTTAATGCGCAAAGCTGACGTCACTGGCTGACGGGGCGGCTGACTGGGCTCCAGGGCTGACATGGctctgccacgtaggacaggaATGCCCACGTGGCGCGCTGACGTGGCTCGGCTGCTGACTGGATTAAGGGAACACGTGGCACAATCTGAATGGCTAGTGAAGGGGTACGGGGCCTTCTAATCTGGGGTGTTCATATCGGATCTGACGGCCGAGATCGATCGGGGAGGGCAAATAGGCCGGCGGCGATGCAAGACGGCGGCGTCGCCTCGGACTTCACCGGAACCTCGTCGGAGACACCCTAGATCGCGTTACGGGCTACCAAACTCTACGGGGAACGGCGCAAAAGGACGGGGAGAGCACGGGGAATCTCACCGAGGGCTTGTCGTCGGCCTGGGAGGTCTTGGCGTCGGTTGGCGATGGTAATGGTTCACGGTGGCGGTCGGAGCTCGGTGAAAACGCTGCTGCGGTGATGGGGCGGCTCAATCGGCGGTCGGGACAGCTTCCTGGGAGGCATGCGAAGACAGAGGAGGCATCAATCGACCgcgaggaggggaggaggtggctgaCCACGGCGAAGGGCGGCAAGGCTTACCGGCGATCGGTGCGAGCACGGTTCCGACGGCGGAGAAGCTTCGGCGAGCGGCGAAATGGGCTCCCCACGCTCCGGCGATGCTGGCGGCGAGCTCAGACGCGACGGGGACGGCTCGGCGCGGAGGATTGGCTCGGTGagctcggcggcggtggctaTGGAGCTCGGGCTTTCTCGGTGCGTTGAGAAGGCGGGGCGACGGCGCACTGCAGGGCTATATAGGCGAAGGCGAGCGCGTCCGTTGCGCAGGCGCGGGCGCGAAGGCGGGCGTGCCGGCGAATCCGGAGGGCGGCGGTTGCGAGGTAGCGCGGATTCGGCACgggggcggcgcggcggagaAGAAGGTGCcgacaggtggggcccactggtCAGCGGGAGGGCGCGGGTGCGGGCCGGTGGCATTGCGCGTCTGGGCCGAAATCAAGAGTTGGGCTGGGCCGGTGTCACAGCGCAACTCCCCGGCCTGGTTATGTCACTCTGGCAGCCCCATGAACATTTTGGGCAGTTAACTATCGTTTCATTGTAAAACGATGAGAGCGAAACGCAACATGTTCCATGTCAATGCAACAAATTGTGAATATGTACACGTCACGTTCCATGTCACTGCAAAAAGAAACCAAGAGTTCACTGTTCAATAACCTAGCCATATGATATCGCATTGTCCAGCTTTGACACGGATCATATGCGCAGTACATTTTGTTCGTCATGAGAATTACAGAACCTGAAAgtagaaaaaagtgaaacaaccTGCCATGAGCTTGAGTGGTTCTCCTTCCCATCCAGAGAAATGAACCTAGTAGGAGGTTTGACCTCATGGGCAACTCCGCGAGTGTATCCTGGCCTGGGGCCTTCAGAGTGAAGTTCaaatataagaaaatacacattcAGCCATTAGtcatatataaaaattaaaatattaggGCCATTCTGCAATTTGTGTGCATCAAGTTCTAATATAAATACCGGCAACTAGACTGATTTCTACAATAGAAAAGGTGAGAACTGGCACAGAAAGGATTAAGATTTACATGTTACTAGAGAAAACTAAACATGCCAATACCAACACTATCTTCTGGAattcaaaaggaaaaatggGGGAAACACTGAAACAATCTGCATGGGCCTCTGGATGACAATGTAAGAACCATCTTTCACTTTTGCATAGTTTATTTACGACAAGCACCAAAGTTACCATTTCATTCCGTTACGAACAAACTGTCAACTTTATGCGACATAACTTTGTGCAATCTTTCTTATGATGCTTCCACCGATGAAGAGATCTTAAAAGACATAGGCTAGATTGCTAGAACACCAGTGCAATATTTTCTCCTAAATAAACCAGGATTCAGAGGACATAAGAAATAGCCCATTTTGTCCTCTTGGCATCAAATTAGCTTTCTGATGTCGTAATGTTCAGATTAGTATATGCCGCTGAGCGAAGGATGCACTTGTTTGCACAACTAATTGCTGCTTGAACGCCACAAAGGAAATTAAGTTTCAGAATCTTTTTAGAGACGGTGATATTGGCGTCCTGGTGGGATTAATCTTTGGGTTGGCTCATAATGGAACAGTAAACAAAACTCTACCGCAGCCACACTAGTACATAGTTAAAAAAAGAATCAAAACTCGGCGCCTGCGGTATTAGCTTCAGATTCTTATTCCTCGATTCATTAAAATTTCATCGTACTCCCTCTACTTCTTTTTATAAGGCGTGCTCGCATTTCAAGATTCAAACTTTAAAATCTTTACTAACAATTAGCCTAGTAATGGGTAGGTTTTGTGTTACAAAAATAGTACCACTAGATCGCATTTGAAAGTAGTTTGCTATGATTATACTTTTCTTGCTACAAATAATATTACTCGAGAGAAACTACTGGTCAAAGTTTGGTTTTGGACACCGTATCGGGTCAAACCGCGCTttaaaatggagggagtatgaACCAAGAAATTATGGAGTACTATTTATAACAAAAATAAAGGAATGGAGTGAAATGCGTGCCAGCTGAAATGACGGTATTTAGGTCTGTCGACAAGGGAAACTGTTCGCATTTCGAAGGAAACACTCTGAATGG of Phragmites australis chromosome 3, lpPhrAust1.1, whole genome shotgun sequence contains these proteins:
- the LOC133912696 gene encoding COBRA-like protein 2; translated protein: MARLLLLQQRLGTAIVLFAGFSSLSPLAGPRPGYTRGVAHEVKPPTRFISLDGKENHSSSWQVVSLFSTFRFCNSHDEQNVLRI
- the LOC133912695 gene encoding COBRA-like protein 5 translates to MGLRNSSALVALILAVTCSVAVAYDPLDPNGNITIKWDVISWTPDGYVAMVAMNNYQMYRHIMAPGWTLGWSWAKKEVIWSIVGAQATEQGDCSKFKGGIPHCCKRTPAIVDLLPGVPYNQQIANCCKAGVVSAYGQDSAGSVSAFQVSVGLAGTTNKTVKLPTNFTLMGPGPGYTCGPARIVPSTVYFTADRRRKTQALMTWTVTCTYSQQLASKYPSCCVSFSSFYNSTIVPCAKCACGCGHGGHAPGGCIMGDSKRALSPGVNTPRKDGAALLQCTAHMCPIRVHWHVKLNYKDYWRAKIAITNFNYRMNYTQWTLVAQHPNLDNVTEVFSFQYKPLLPYGSINDTGMFYGLKLYNDLLMEAGPFGNVQSEVLMRKDASTFTFRQGWAFPRKIYFNGDECKMPPPDSYPYLPNSAPVPTPHSRMIAAAAASAFLLVLLLVA